DNA sequence from the Geobacter sp. AOG2 genome:
GAGATCAAGAAAAAACTCAAGATCCCCATCATACTCCTGACCAACTGTTTCGATGCCCAGACCGCGAAACGGGCAGCAGAGAGCGGAATTGCCGCTTTTTTAACCAAGCCGTTGCGCGAGCAGGATCTTGTCCCGGCGATCGAGATCGCTTTGGCCCATACGGAACACGTGGAAGACCTCAAAGAGAAGATTGAAGACCTGAAAGAAACCATTGAGAATCGCAAGGTGATAGAAAAGGCCAAGGGAACGCTGATGGAAAAACAGCGTATGAGCGAGGCCGATGCCTATCGCGC
Encoded proteins:
- a CDS encoding ANTAR domain-containing response regulator, with the translated sequence MKTVLICDDEPLIRMGLKAMLMDLGFEDVLECGDGKSAVEMAMASFPDMAVLDVVMPEMDGITAAKEIKKKLKIPIILLTNCFDAQTAKRAAESGIAAFLTKPLREQDLVPAIEIALAHTEHVEDLKEKIEDLKETIENRKVIEKAKGTLMEKQRMSEADAYRAMQKMAMDKRKSLRQVADGILKGV